TCAGTCGGGGGATGCAAGCGACAGTGAACGTTAAAGTTGGACTGGAACGACGAATAAAGATTTCGCTTGAGTTCGAGTAGCAGCCAGTTCAAGGAAGTTCTGGCGAACCGTGGAAGACTTGTCTGGCGGGCAGTGTAACAAGTGAAGGTGAACGTGCTGACAGACCTCGTGGCCTGGGATCCAGAGATTGCCACTGGAACGGTAGAAATACAATTAGAGACATTGTGTTTTACGCGAGGCAGCGTAACAAGTAGATTGAACGTCTGTTGTGCTCCGTCGTGGCCAGAGGGGTTTCTAATGTGAGCTAGGAGTTACCGGTTCTATCTTTGAGACTCTGGGCCGAGGAACGCGTGAGCGGAAAATGAATCGGTCGGTGCTTGAAGCATGTGAGTAAATGGCCGTGACGGGTTTTCCCCATCCTTCCAACGACCTACTATGGGCATCTGCCTGGACACTGGTTAGTATtgttcttctctctctttctctctgtctgtccCTTTCCGTTGAATCACACGTAACGTTGGAATCAAGATCGATACTACGTCGCCAGGTGGCAcgttgttatattatattgtattatattgcgTAAATTACCTCGAATTGTCCCATGTAATATCGAGCGGCCGCTACATCGTTAATCAGATTAATGGCGCCGAAACGCGTTCCCATTCATTTGCACACGTGTAACCCACATACATTGTACTTGACATTCCACTCATTAGTGGATCAATAAGTCTTTTAGCCATCACCGAAAACAGAGGAATACAGTGTTAGTAATTCGCAATGGTAATCGATGGAAGTAATTAAATGTGCGAGGTGAATGTTTGTTACTTGAATTAAATAACTTattattcgtttcatttcaattgcatttcattttccatAGCGAGCGGCGTAGTGGAGCAATAGTCCTGAAAAGGGAACATTAATGTATTAGAGGAATAATGATAAAATCGTTACAGTATCGACGTTCCGTTAAATTCACATTTTAAATTCATAACTTTCGCGCCTCTTCTCCAAGCGCCAACGTCCGTTGGTTTTGCCGAGCGGCTTCCTAACCTTACTTTTCAGCTTGAACTCCTCAACTTTGCTGAGCGTTCAAAACTTCCAGCCCTCGGTTTTCCGTGAAATTCTCTAGCTTCCAGTCTACGTTTTACGGAAAACATATTAACCTAAAAAAGGACGTTTCTATATTGGTATTTATCTCAACTGATAATTAGGATTTAGAATTCGTTGCATCGATACGTTGGACGCTATTCCCGcttaaatcaaactccattgtcccATTATCTCGCAACGATGGAGCGAATAATGAAAAAGGTATAATCTGGCTTATTGTTTACCTGCAGTCTCTTCTCTAAGCTCTGAGTTTATTGcgagtaatgaaatatttttaaacggcATCAAATGGGGAGCAGATAAATGCGCAAGTAGATTACGTCGGCCCTGCTCGGACAAGTGGATGAAGTCTGTATTAAGATAAGCAAGTAGATTAGGCCGTCATTTGTCAAACCAGTGGAATGAGGCTCGTTGAGCGGCCTCAGTAGTGTAGGCTGTGCTTTGATCGAACAGTAGAATAATCTGTTTTAAACGATGGCTACAGACTTGTCGGATGAAGGTAATTATGTACAACGTTTCGGATAGCTTGATGGCCAGAGTTAATTGTCTCCTGTACTAATACttggaatattaaccctttgaactctgtaggctccaatattgcaccaggaataatattagatattttaatgaaccttacagaaactaccctacaattattagatttttcacacatccaaatttggaactaaaaaggaaaataaaagatctaagaaatgttatagcatttttcactttcgctatggatactataaaaactagttgcagttgctggtaaattacaaaaccatctggagtgctaagggtttatatttgaaattacaatatttcagatAGTATTTGAAACGTAGTGtttaagatattaatacttcaaattataatatttcaaatagtatttgaaacgtagtatttgaaatattaatacttcaaattacaatatttcaaatagtattTGAAACGTAGTGtttaagatattaatacttcaaattataatatttcaaatagtatttgaaacgtagtatttgaaatattaatacttcaaattacaatatttcagatAGTATTTGAAACGtagtatttggaatattaatattctaaattacaatatttcagatAGCATTTGAAACGTAGTGTTTGAGAtgtcaatatttcaaattataatgtttgaaataagaatattggaAAGAACAATGATAGTCGATGGACAGAGCATCGTTCGTTGCTACTATTTTGCAGGAAACATTTGTCGTTCGCATAGTATCTGCCAGTATACTTGATCGATCACCGCCACCCAACCGCgagtttatattaaattatggaaAAGAAATAACACCGTGCCGGCGAAAGTATTTAGAAGACCGTTCACGCGAACGAGAGAACCCATTTTGCATTGTACTATTAACACTCTCTTTATTTTACTCGaacaaatacaataattattagacTAGCTTTTGATGCATTTAaggaaaattcgaaagaaacaCCGTTTTGCTGATTACATTTGTCAACATCGGAATTTCTATAGAACCCTCCAGTCTATTAATGACTTAATCACAATGAATTATCATTCAAAAACATCTTCAGTAAGGAGAGAATCATTTTCTTCGAAGTTTAAAGAGAAAGTAAGGCACAAAACGACTAGAAACACAATAAATTatgatacaaaaattaaaaaaaatttgttagtaCAACTAAGAAAACAGTAGACAGCGAAACGGTGATCGATTTTACTCGAGAGAAATTTCATTGTCCGTCCGTGCATTTTTCATGCGTCACTCGACATATTTTTCTGCGAATGCACATACACATGCACTCGCCACTTcaattttcttacagaaaattGCGCGAGTCGGTTTCTTTGGATGGTAAACGATATTCGATTTCGTTAATTATGCATCGTAGTGAAAACGAGGAAGCTAAGGTATCCGCAAGGTGAAACATCGAAGAAAATTTGAGAGGAAAGGCAAAGAAATTGGATAAAGAACAGCCGGCGAAACTGAAAGTGCTCggaggaaatattataatatttatcggCGTGACTCACGTCGCGAATGAATCAATATTGCATGCGACTTCGCTTCCTTGTCGTTAGCGCGCCGGCGAAGTTGCTTTTCTTCGAGGAAACGCTGACGCGCCGGATGCATTTTTCAGTGGAGCTATACAGCGGTTTCTTACTCCAATTTCTCGCGAGATTAACGCTGGAACCAAATTGCCTAACGAGTAACGTCGCAACATAttcagttaaccagttaactgtgacgagtattcacgtcatcgtaaagcttgacgtgatgctaattctttattttttcacataaacatgtaattcttctttgtttcgctttgatgtttcattcaaatatactctacgtgcattcgtcctgtgttcgacgagtacacgctccattttttaattttattccgtgcagaacgagaggttttttaaattccacagttaactgattaacactagaactaccgtgtgtttaacacgattaatatataatcataaaaattgtaacaatagatggttttcagtttcttcagatattcattatagtagtaAAACTATTGATTCTAAAGatgattttgaatattcgatgcctttaagatatcaataaacGGAACAAAAGAATCAAAACCAGTCGTttcgactggcacggtagttctagtgttaaagatatttCATGGAACAACCGTTGAATATCGCGAGACACAAGGGAATTCAAATTGCAGATCAACAAAATGGATCGCAAGTGTTCGAGGAGGCCGATGCTCGGAATACAGAGAAATGGCGAGGCGAGGCTGGCCTGTTGGCGACCCCTCCGAACGGCAACTTTCCACAGCAGAACGTTGGTCCGGTCAAATTCGAGGTGCCGAAGGTGCCTGTTATATTCGTGCTCGGTTCGTATCCGCTTTACTTCATCAATAAATTACACAAGCTAACACGCTGCTCCGCAAAGTGGGAAGATCGGTAAATCTCCATCGAAAAACCTGCCGATCTTCGAACCCCTGTAACTTTCCAACTGAAAATCGTTCGACATTCAGTCTTAGCTCGCTAGAAACCGTGAAGCTTCTACTTTCGTTTCACATAAGCACTGTTTTCTAcgatatttttactttttgtaATTGATGGTAGAGCAGTTGCACCTCTTCGCCTCGAAAATCGTGGGAATTCCAGCTTGTAACGTCTTCACGaagtttaaacaatttattttgacAATGAATCCACCACGGGCTAGTAGTTTAGAGTCTACTCTTTCCAACGACTCCTCGAAACTCGACGTGCGATTTTTGTTCGCCATTTTATCGGCGTTCGACGGAGTAGTTGTTAACTATGGTGTGCTCTTCAGGCGGTCCGGGAAGTGGAAAGGTGACACACTGTGATAACCTGATGCAAGAAAAGAAGGGCATCACGCACATCAACATGATGGACCTTCTTCAACAATACGCTTTAGGAAACGGTGCGTATCGCGCTGCGGAATCGAGTCGGgtattcgaatgaaacgtaACGCCTTGATCGCAGATATGCAAGATTTCGGGCAGCTTAGCAGTAAGACGGTTGCGGAGGTCCTCATGCTCGAAATCAAGATGTCGCCAGGGGCCAAAGTGTTTCTCGTTAGCGGATATCCGCGTAACATGCGCGACGTGGTCGAGTACGCCGAGAAAGTGAGTCGTTGGTCGTCACAGAAATTTTCCTAACTTTCTTCTGATATATTCATCAGGATTTTATCGCAATTCTGTTCCTCCAATTGTCCAGTCTCTGTGTCTAAACCGATTACTACGCTTCCAGATCAAAATCGTGAACGGCGTGATACTGGTCTCGTGGAGGCAGGAAATCCTCGAGCGGCAGATCGACTTCGGCGCGCAGCTCGGCCAGGTGGTGATCGAGCTCGCCAGAATggaactttacaatttttataggaacgtCATGCCTGTGGCTGAGTACTTCGATCAAAGTGGAATGTTGCTAGAGGTATAATTGCAATTTTCCGCGAGCCCATTATCTTATGAACGTTGTCTCGCTTCAGGCCAAAGCGTGAATAAGGGAACCGATTTTCTAAGAGCAACTGTCCAAACTGCAATTAGAATTGATAGTCGAGTTGAGCGTTGTTACGCGTGGCTTTTGTTATACTCGATGATATCTCCGAACGTTGAATATTCCATGTTTAACGTGTCGTTCACCAGGTGAACGGGGAAAGAAACCCAAACGACGTCTACGTCGACTTCCGGGAGGCGGTGTTCAAAATTCTCGGCTTATCCACCGACGACACGAAGGAGAGGAACGTTCCTCCGTCGTTGGAGGCAGAGGTACTTGAAAAATCGTTTTCGCTAAGTATGAGAAACTATACGCGGAAATGATTCCAGGTAGAAGTAGAAAGGAGGAAAGAATCCATTTCAAAATCACCACCGCCGCCGAGGAGGGAGGAGCCACCGGTGGTTGTGACCCCGTTGCCACCAGTGATAACCGAGAAACCAGTGAAGACCGCGAGCAAGCCTAGAAAAGGGCTGCCTTCGTTCATATGGATCATAGGTAATCGTCGACACTCTCAAAATTTACTAATTCTTCTTTAAAGTTCtttaaaattctaaagaaatttACTAATTCTCAACTTCGAATCGGACAAGGCGGTCCAGGGAGCAACAAGGACAACCTGTGCAGCCAGGCGGTGCGCAACATGCCAGGCTGGGTGCACGTCAGCATAAGTAGCCTGCTGAGGACGATGGCCACGTCGAACACCATCGTGAAGGACGCGATAATCTGCGGCGAACTGGTCCCGCAGGACATAGTGATGCAGGTCCTCGAGCAACAGATCATTCTGAACCGAGACACCGACGGCGTCATCATCGACGGGTATCCGAGGGACCTGACGCAGGTCGAAGAGTTCCAGAACAAGGTGCAATGGAGTATAGGGCAATCGATAAATTCTAATTGTTCTTTCAATGTGGCTTGACTGTGTTCTGTATCATTCTATTCtatatgatttatattatactatagaaTCGTATTTGCAGTTCGGTCAACAACCGCCCTTGGTCCTGCTCGACTGCTCGAAGCTGCAGCTAGGCAGAGGTCGCCTGGACGACAGCGTGTCGGCGTTCAAGAAAAGACTGGACCTCTTCCGGGAGCTGTCGTTGCCGATGCTGAAAACGTTGGACAACGAGAGTCGCTTGACGATCGTAAGCGTCCGACGCTTCATTTCATTGACATTCAGAGAGGGAACTTTTCTGACGAATAAGCGCAGGCTCTGGTTAGTTGCTTTTAACCGAGAAACACAATACACCCGTAGATCGACGGCGACACGGACGTGCCCAGCGTGCAACAGGAGTTCGCGGCAGCGCTCTATCAACTGATGACCCAATCGCGACGCAAGGGAGAGGAGAAT
The window above is part of the Nomia melanderi isolate GNS246 chromosome 2, iyNomMela1, whole genome shotgun sequence genome. Proteins encoded here:
- the LOC116432994 gene encoding adenylate kinase isoenzyme 5 isoform X3, with amino-acid sequence MGICLDTDQQNGSQVFEEADARNTEKWRGEAGLLATPPNGNFPQQNVGPVKFEVPKVPVIFVLGGPGSGKVTHCDNLMQEKKGITHINMMDLLQQYALGNDMQDFGQLSSKTVAEVLMLEIKMSPGAKVFLVSGYPRNMRDVVEYAEKIKIVNGVILVSWRQEILERQIDFGAQLGQVVIELARMELYNFYRNVMPVAEYFDQSGMLLEVNGERNPNDVYVDFREAVFKILGLSTDDTKERNVPPSLEAEVEVERRKESISKSPPPPRREEPPVVVTPLPPVITEKPVKTASKPRKGLPSFIWIIGGPGSNKDNLCSQAVRNMPGWVHVSISSLLRTMATSNTIVKDAIICGELVPQDIVMQVLEQQIILNRDTDGVIIDGYPRDLTQVEEFQNKFGQQPPLVLLDCSKLQLGRGRLDDSVSAFKKRLDLFRELSLPMLKTLDNESRLTIIDGDTDVPSVQQEFAAALYQLMTQSRRKGEENHAARSPLTVDNGNLIGNNRDQILPNGVLKEANNEKPSIENAMNAMNGLSFGGAVQIANGLRNNLKQIQKNGVTRVQNGVANGAAHILQNGVAHLANGIAAGNNKVAPAVQNYVPNDANDAIRKMYNEVEGYQQNLHM
- the LOC116432994 gene encoding adenylate kinase isoenzyme 5 isoform X2 yields the protein MATDLSDEDQQNGSQVFEEADARNTEKWRGEAGLLATPPNGNFPQQNVGPVKFEVPKVPVIFVLGGPGSGKVTHCDNLMQEKKGITHINMMDLLQQYALGNDMQDFGQLSSKTVAEVLMLEIKMSPGAKVFLVSGYPRNMRDVVEYAEKIKIVNGVILVSWRQEILERQIDFGAQLGQVVIELARMELYNFYRNVMPVAEYFDQSGMLLEVNGERNPNDVYVDFREAVFKILGLSTDDTKERNVPPSLEAEVEVERRKESISKSPPPPRREEPPVVVTPLPPVITEKPVKTASKPRKGLPSFIWIIGGPGSNKDNLCSQAVRNMPGWVHVSISSLLRTMATSNTIVKDAIICGELVPQDIVMQVLEQQIILNRDTDGVIIDGYPRDLTQVEEFQNKFGQQPPLVLLDCSKLQLGRGRLDDSVSAFKKRLDLFRELSLPMLKTLDNESRLTIIDGDTDVPSVQQEFAAALYQLMTQSRRKGEENHAARSPLTVDNGNLIGNNRDQILPNGVLKEANNEKPSIENAMNAMNGLSFGGAVQIANGLRNNLKQIQKNGVTRVQNGVANGAAHILQNGVAHLANGIAAGNNKVAPAVQNYVPNDANDAIRKMYNEVEGYQQNLHM
- the LOC116432994 gene encoding adenylate kinase isoenzyme 5 isoform X1; this translates as MHFSVELYSGFLLQFLARLTLEPNCLTNQQNGSQVFEEADARNTEKWRGEAGLLATPPNGNFPQQNVGPVKFEVPKVPVIFVLGGPGSGKVTHCDNLMQEKKGITHINMMDLLQQYALGNDMQDFGQLSSKTVAEVLMLEIKMSPGAKVFLVSGYPRNMRDVVEYAEKIKIVNGVILVSWRQEILERQIDFGAQLGQVVIELARMELYNFYRNVMPVAEYFDQSGMLLEVNGERNPNDVYVDFREAVFKILGLSTDDTKERNVPPSLEAEVEVERRKESISKSPPPPRREEPPVVVTPLPPVITEKPVKTASKPRKGLPSFIWIIGGPGSNKDNLCSQAVRNMPGWVHVSISSLLRTMATSNTIVKDAIICGELVPQDIVMQVLEQQIILNRDTDGVIIDGYPRDLTQVEEFQNKFGQQPPLVLLDCSKLQLGRGRLDDSVSAFKKRLDLFRELSLPMLKTLDNESRLTIIDGDTDVPSVQQEFAAALYQLMTQSRRKGEENHAARSPLTVDNGNLIGNNRDQILPNGVLKEANNEKPSIENAMNAMNGLSFGGAVQIANGLRNNLKQIQKNGVTRVQNGVANGAAHILQNGVAHLANGIAAGNNKVAPAVQNYVPNDANDAIRKMYNEVEGYQQNLHM